A genomic segment from Diceros bicornis minor isolate mBicDic1 chromosome 5, mDicBic1.mat.cur, whole genome shotgun sequence encodes:
- the LOC131405309 gene encoding olfactory receptor 6E1-like: protein MLDTSDGPSPAEVRRAMGNHTTITEFVLLGLSDACELQMLIFLGLLLTYLLTLLGNLLIVVITLMDRRLHTPMYYFLRNFAVLEIWLTSVIFPKMLTNILTGHKTISLAGCFLQFFLYFLLGTTEFLLLAVMSFDRYVAICNPLHYATIMSKRVCVQLVLSSWMAGFLLVIVPSFIMFQQPFCGPNIINHFFCDSFPLLELICADTSLIELLGFIVANFSLLGTLLVTATCYSHILHTILCIPSAKERQKAFSTCSSHIIVISIFYGSCIFMYFRSGKGDQGEDRNKLVALLSTMATPMLNPFIYTLRNKQVKLVFSEQMSKLLS, encoded by the coding sequence ATGCTGGATACCTCTGATGGGCCATCCCCAGCAGAGGTCAGAAGAGCCatggggaaccacaccaccatcaCCGAGTTTGTCCTGCTGGGGCTTTCAGATGCCTGTGAGCTGCAGATGCTCATCTTCCTGGGGCTCCTTCTCACCTACCTCCTCACTCTGCTGGGGAATCTCCTCATCGTGGTCATCACCCTCATGGACAGgcgcctccacacccccatgtactacTTCCTCCGCAACTTTGCTGTCCTGGAGATCTGGTTAACCTCAGTCATCTTCCCCAAGATGCTGACCAACATCCTAACGGGACACAAAACCATCTCCCTAGCAGGTTGCTTTCTGCAGTTTTTCCTCTATTTCTTGCTGGGCACCACAGAGTTCCTCCTCCTGGCAGTGATGTCCTTTGACAGGTATGTGGCCATATGTAATCCATTGCATTATGCCACCATCATGAGCAAAAGGGTCTGTGTCCAGCTGGTTCTTTCTTCATGGATGGCAGGATTCCTTCTCGTCATTGTTCCAAGTTTCATCATGTTTCAGCAGCCATTCTGTGGCCCCAATATCATTAATCATTTCTTCTGTGACAGCTTTCCACTCCTGGAACTCATATGTGCAGACACAAGTCTGATAGAGCTGCTGGGTTTTATTGTGGCCAATTTCAGCTTACTAGGCACTCTGTTGGTGACAGCCACCTGCTACAGCCACATCCTCCATACCATTCTGTGCATCCCTTCAGCCAAGGAGAGGCAGAAAGCCTTCTCAACCTGTTCGTCTCACATCATCGTTATTTCTATCTTCTATGGCAGCTGCATTTTTATGTATTTCCGGTCAGGCAAGGGTGACCAGGGGGAGGACAGGAACAAACTGGTGGCCTTGCTCAGCACCATGGCAACCCCGATGCTCAACCCTTTCATCTACACCCTAAGGAACAAACAAGTGAAGCTGGTGTTTAGCGAGCAAATGAGCAAGCTCCTCTCATAA